In the genome of Arachis hypogaea cultivar Tifrunner chromosome 9, arahy.Tifrunner.gnm2.J5K5, whole genome shotgun sequence, the window TGGCATTCCCATTGCCATGCCAACAGTCTTGTCAGTTACAATGGCTATTGGTTCCCATAGGTTGTCTGAACAAGGTGCCATCACTAAGAGGATGACAGCCATTGAAGAAATGGCTGGAATGGATGTTCTATGCAGTGACAAGACTGGCACCTTAACACTCAACAAGCTCACTGTCGACAAAAATTTGATCGAGGTTCGTCTTATTTCATTATAATCTTCTTCGTACTCACTCGTATTCTGTATCGACATATCATTCATCTTCTTTGTATTACAGACTTTTGCAAAAGATGTGGACAAAGACACTGTACTTTTGCTTGGAGCTAGAGCATCAAGGGTAGAGAACCAAGATGCTATCGATGCTTGCATTGTTGGAATGTTAGGTGATCCAAAAGAGGTTCGTTACATAGCTTCCTTCTATTAAGTTCTTTTGGCAGTCtctatagttttactaaatttataatattctaaattttgtaattaagtcttgATATACCAAAATATTTCtttctaaattaaaaatgatagaaactcagatgcagtcgacctcacatgaagttgatagctgagagccgttagatagtttgactgatttgactaaattttcatccaacAGTTCTCAACTATCGTCTCAACATCTATGTTTATTGTCTATAACCATATATGAAACTTTATACACAAACATTCCAAGCTTACAACTATGTTTGCAACTTTCTGTTGCTCCTTATAGGCAAGAGATGGCATTACAGAGGTTCATTTCTTGCCCTTCAATCCAGTGGACAAGCGCACGGCCATAACATACATCGATGCCGACGGTAACTGGCACCGAGTAAGCAAAGGTTCGCCGGAGcaggtaattttaaatttttatttatattattagtttcaataatgtataattataatttatactgTATAGCTGACATTGCATTTTGGTTTCAGATTATATCTCTTTGTAATCTGAGGGGAGATGTGAAGAACAAAGCTCATTCCATCATTGATGGTTTTGCTGACAGAGGCCTCCGTTCACTTGCTATTGCTAGACAAGTAAGTTCTGAaatttacactttttttttattcaaaataaaaaaaaaagattagttAGTTTTTCTAAATGGTTATCTTTTCTCAGGAAGTGCCAGAGAAGACCAAAGAGAGTGCAGGAGGCCCATGGCAATTCGTAGGCCTCCTGCCTCTCTTTGATCCGCCTAGGCATGACAGTGCGGATACCATCCACACGGCTCTTCAACTCGGAGTCAATGTCAAGATGATCACAGGTGATCAGCTAGCTATTGGCAAGGAGACGGCTCGCCGCCTCGGCATGGGAAGTAATATGTACCCTTCTTCCTCCCTCCTTGGCAATGACCAGGATGGTACCTTAGGTGGAATTCCGGTTGATGATCTTATCGAGCAAGCTGACGGCTTTGCCGGTGTTTTCCCAGGTAAGATGACGGTGACAGCTAAGATATTAATACGTATTATGTTAAACAGTTTAGTCAAATATGACAAACCATTTAAGTAGTCATCATAAAAGCATTAaaaagaatttcaaatttcaatttattttttaaatcttaacaAACATTACTTAGAGTGCAAGTTAATTATATAGTTAATTACTAATGTTGGTTGTAGAGCATAAATATGAAATTGTAAGGAGACTTCAAGAAAGGAAGCACATATGTGGAATGACCGGAGATGGTGTCAACGATGCACCAGCACTTAAGAAGGCAGACATTGGAATTGCAGTGGCGGATGCGACCGACGCGGCGCAAAGCGCGTCGGACATAGTCTTGACAGAGCCTGGTTTAAGCGTGATTGTAAGCGCAGTCTTGACAAGCCGGTCTATTTTCCAGAGGATGAAGAACTACACAATTTATGCTGTTTCCATAACAATTCGGATTGTCTTGGGATTCATGCTTCTTGCTCTTATTTGGAAGTTTGATTTCTCACCCTTCATGGTTTTGGTCATTGCCATACTCAATGATGGAACTATCATGACCATTTCCAAGGATAGGGTGAAACCATCTCCTACTCCAGATTCATGGAAGCTAAATGAGATTTTCACAACCGGAATTGTTCTTGGAACCTACCTCGCCGTCACCACAGTCTTCTTCTTTTGGGCTATCTATGCAACCGATTTCGTCTcggtaagaaaagaattatttaagAGAAATGTTAGGTgactgataattttttttagtttacttGCAACACAAGAAACTGATTGAAAAAGCAACATCTCCAGAACCATTTCGGCGTAAAATCGATCCGAGGTAGCGAAACAGAGCTCACATCAGCTGTTTATCTTCAAGTGAGTATTATAAGTCAGGCTCTCATCTTTGTTACCAGATCAAGGAACTGGTCTTATGTTGAAAGGCCTGGCTTGTTGCTTCTCACAGCATTTATCATAGCACAATTGGTAagttgtaacaaaaaaaaaaactattttgttTTGCTAATATTTTCTCCTTCAAAGGAGTTTcaaattaatcatattttttcaTGTTAGGTTGCAACATTGTTGGCTGTGTATGCAAACCTTGGCTTTGCAAAAATCAAAGGAATTGGATGGGGTTGGGCTGGTGTCATTTGGCTCTACAGTCTCATTATTTATATCCCATTGGATATTCTTAAATTCATCATCCGTTATTCCTTAAGTGGCAAGGCATGGAACAATATTACTGAAAATAGGGTAACATTTGAAGTGTTATATGAATTCTGAATTTGCATATATCTAATTTTATACAtgctaaccttttttttttgttggtgtaTGGTGTAGGTTGCTTTCTCATCAAAGAAAGGTTATGGAAAGGAAGAGCGCGAAGCGCAATGGGCTCGTGAAGAACGCACCAGACATAACCTAAATCCACCTGAAGCCGCAGATATATTGAACACAGGAAATGATTATAGGGAATTGACTGAAATCGCAGAACAAGCTAAAAAACGTGCCGAAATTGCAAGGTATAAACATTTTTTGGGTGTTCTTTTTCTGGATTCGGATGCTTGTGCACTCGACTGTCTTTTTTCTTATCTAGATAATGTTATTTATACTTTTTTGAAGGTCTAAATATACAAAATTTGGTATGAATAACATTTTTGTATTATGAAATGCTTGCTTTTGTTACAAGTCTTGTTTAAAGCTGAACCATGTTATTGTTTTGTAGATTAAGGGAGCTTCACACATTGAAGGGGCATGTTGAGTCTGTTGTAAGGCTCAAGGGACTTGACATTGAGACAATGAATCAAAATTACACTGTTTGAGTAAATATGGCAATTTCTACTAGGAAATATTATTAGTCATTAGTAGAATCTTAGGAAAAGATTGGTAGTGTTCATctttgttgtcctttttcctttaCTATGTTAACTAGTCCTCATTTTTTTGGAGGGGCTTTGAAATAATCCAACAGTTTTGAGATTGTGCAACACAATCCAATGTTGGGTGCAGCTACCTAATGaatttaatatgtttttttttattatatatgcaTTAAATATTTTTGGACACCATATtgattttgcttttatttttagtttcttattttgGGTCTGCATTGTCCTAAGTGGTAGTGAAATACTGGATTTTAAAGATGGATCTGTTCTTCCTCAAATGCAAAGTATATTTATTATCTAGAAATTcaactttgttaaaattttaaaatgagaccaaattaagaaaaaaaagcaaagatAATCTACATTTTCATTTACAGGGCACAATGGCACATATACATGGAGAAAATATACATTTAAAATCTTATTTGATTATTGGTCATTGAAAGCTAAAAAATCTGGAAAGGAAAACATGCTCCACATGCAAATTCCTCAACTCAGAAGAATTAACCTCCTCCCCACCCcctctcccctttttttttctctctcttgggCTTTTCTATAAATGGGCCTACTCTTGGACCAAAAAATCTTAAATGAATCCAAgtccaaaatgaaaaaaaactcaAGTCCTAAAACAttagatttaaataaaaaacttggATAAAAACTCACTCGCTTAGACAAATGTCGCGATTCGAATCATGCTTTGTGTATGTAGCAACTTATTGGTCAGTTacaaatctttaaataaaactcaaattcaCAACGAATTAGTTTTTGATTTGTTAAATTGGAATAccataaataactaaaaaaaaaattttaattagtcgAATAGTAAGCTCTCGCCTTATATATgttaaaaaaccaaaatattatcataaaaaattatagttaCCATTTAGGCTTTATTACAtgacaattattttgattttactacTTTGTTATAGTTATATATATGGTTAATCTATTTTGTGTCCTAAAAAcatattaagattataaattaattttttttattaaaaatacaaaaaacaatTTCAGTACATTTTAcatctattaaataaaaaaatttaaaatctttcacTACTAATAATAAACTTAAGTGTCTTTACTATATACATGCTACCTAAACCTATCTCTATCTCCATTGTTCTTTCCAAAGAATGATTTTTGCTCCCATCTTCATTCTCATTTTTTAATATCTCCGCAACCCCACAGCTACCCACATTTAGATATCCCCATTCCTATTTACAATTTCTCATATTCTACAATATTTATGACTACAAAATTTTCTGTTGCATCTCTAGTTTCTACTTTCTGTTGCATGCAAATACTTTGCATGAGGATTTGACACGCAAAGTGTATGTAACATATAAATGTCAACCCAAGACTGGGTTCTATACACGTTACAGTTACaacattttaattaatttcagCCCCCTACAATTTAACATTAGTAGTGCTATTCAAGATAAGTAGTGAAGTAGGCACATACAACTAGGCACACCTTCATCCCACATTAATTCACTTTCACTTTCACTTTCTCAACACTAACAAGTCTTCGGTTCCTTTAAGTCTTGGGGATTTTttcagacaaaaaaaaagaaagtgaaaTGAGAACAAAATCCATTTAGTTAACAATACACGTtaagattattaattaaaaaaaattacataaaaatattatataatttaaatttttaatatatttattattttttatttaaaaactcaaaaatttaattatatcaattgTAACTTTAAcatgtatttattatttaaacaaaaacaaAGTAAATGCCTCTAATAacattattttgattatttatttgtgATGTGTCAATGTGAGAGTGTTCATAGTTGGTGGTGCCGATTCAGATATATTAAAAGGTTTCCCAGTGGtatttatttctcttctaagtgtGCATGCTACATCAAGTCTTCTACTCAATTTGATAACACAATCATACATATGGAGTACAGCAGCAAAATAGTTAAGTGTCTAGCTGATTAATATTATAttctttataaaatttataagatttgtatttttatttcctttatcatatatttattaacattttaaaaacttttattaatattaactataatattttttttggttcaATCCAATTGTAAACACTGAATAATACCTCAAGCAACCGTGTCAAattaaacatttttaaaataaaaaaatctctatTGAGAAAATTATATCTTCTATAAAATCTCAAgctgaaaactcaggtgcagtcgactttacaTAAAGTTAAtagctgagagccgttagatgaaaatttagtcaaatcagtcaaaccatctaacagctctcaactatcaacttcacgtgaagtcgactacacCTTAGTTTCTACCAAATCTCAAATATTTACAATTATTTCTATAAAGAAGGATATCTCTAATTATAATAACAAGATAAGGGCAAGTtgtttttttataagaaaaagataatgCATTccttggatatgtatgtatatatatagagagagagagtcaTAATTAGTATCTTGCAATTTGAGAGTGTAAAGTAGCTTATTAAGAAAACATACATGAACCAAGTGAAGCAAAAATGAGATCAAATATTGTGATTGTTATAACAATTCTACTACTTCTTTTGTTTACATTGCTGCCTCTTGTAGAAGGTAGAAGGCCACACCACCAAAACAAACAAGAAGAATGGAAAAGATCAAGAgacaaaagaagcaaaaaaagatcatcatcatcaccaaatAATTGTGACCCATTTTTCCTTTATCTATTTGAAACTTGTGGCCAATGGCCTTTTCCTATTTCTCCTTGCCCTCAAAACCCATTTGATCAAACACCAACACTAACACCAAAACCGCCGCCAATAGTATATCATTATCCATCTCCTCCGCCACCAATTACTTACACACCAAGAATcacacctccaccaccaccaccaccaccaccaccaatagTCCAATATTTTCCACCACCATTACCACCTTCTCCACTGCCACCATTGCCGCCATCGCCACCTCCATCATTGCCGCCATCATCACCACCCCCTAagcctattattattattgcatgtccaccaccaccaccaccaccatcaccaccacctgcTGCTCCTTGTTGTCCATTGCCACCAATTATTATACCTTGTTGTCCATTACCAACTCCATCACCAACACCATCCCCACCACTACCATTACCACCGGCTCCACCGCTAGTCCCATCGCCGCCGCCACCGTTGCCATTCCCCACACTACCACCGCTAGTAATTCCACCTCCAATGCCAATTGCCTTTGATCCTCCCACACAACCATCATTTCCATGGCTATCACCTCCAAACCCCTTCATCACCAACCCTTCTCCTCCAGACACCTTTCTACTTCCGCCGCCACTTGTCCCCACGTTTTGGACACCACCAACGGAGTTGCCACCGCAGCTTCCGGTGCTGCCGCCACCCATTGATCCATTCTCCTCATCACCTCCATTTCTATCAACTCCAACACCAACTGTTCCAGATATTTTCATTCCTTCACCGGAATATCCAGGTAACCCTCAAGAACCAACACCATTTTTTTCAACACCTTCACCGGATATTTTGTTGCCACCACCTTTGGTTCCAGAGCTTCCGGATCAACCACCGACTTTTACTATGCCAGATCAACCACCGGCTTTTACCATGCCGGATCAACCACCGGCTTTTGCTATGCCGGATCAACCACCAGCTTTTACCATGCCGGATCAACCACCAGATGTTTTTTTTGCGCCGCCGGAACTACCAGAGGGGCTTGTTCCTGATGAGACACGGGAAGTGCCACCATCGCCGGAAGAGTTGTTGCCACCACCCTTAGGAAACTGACGAGTCCTTCCTTCCTTTATTCGgtttttttgtttatgttttatatgctctctcttttttttttttataatttccgGCGATAAATTCTATTATATATGTGTATAAATAATATGCTCATTCTATTAAGTGTATGATATGGGGAAGTCGATCCTCtctcaaatgaaaaaaaaaattagatagtatctagtaaaaaattttaccttttattttttt includes:
- the LOC112709760 gene encoding plasma membrane ATPase-like; translated protein: MLVEIIVMYPIQHRPYRSGIDNLLVLLIGGIPIAMPTVLSVTMAIGSHRLSEQGAITKRMTAIEEMAGMDVLCSDKTGTLTLNKLTVDKNLIETFAKDVDKDTVLLLGARASRVENQDAIDACIVGMLGDPKEARDGITEVHFLPFNPVDKRTAITYIDADGNWHRVSKGSPEQIISLCNLRGDVKNKAHSIIDGFADRGLRSLAIARQVMPEKTKESAGGPWQFVGLLPLFDPPRHDSADTIHTALQLGVNVKMITGDQLAIGKETARRLGMGSNMYPSSSLLGNDQDGTLGGIPVDDLIEQADGFAGVFPEHKYEIVRRLQERKHICGMTGDGVNDAPALKKADIGIAVADATDAAQSASDIVLTEPGLSVIVSAVLTSRSIFQRMKNYTIYAVSITIRIVLGFMLLALIWKFDFSPFMVLVIAILNDGTIMTISKDRVKPSPTPDSWKLNEIFTTGIVLGTYLAVTTVFFFWAIYATDFVSNHFGVKSIRGSETELTSAVYLQVSIISQALIFVTRSRNWSYVERPGLLLLTAFIIAQLVATLLAVYANLGFAKIKGIGWGWAGVIWLYSLIIYIPLDILKFIIRYSLSGKAWNNITENRVAFSSKKGYGKEEREAQWAREERTRHNLNPPEAADILNTGNDYRELTEIAEQAKKRAEIARLRELHTLKGHVESVVRLKGLDIETMNQNYTV